TATGTGTCAATCCACGTGTTAAGTACTTTGAACTTGAGAGTGAGGAGCAACTGTTGGGGCAATTGAATCTATTCCTTCCGATTCATAGTCGGCAAACTCGACTTTCAGTCATTGCGATAAGTGGAACCTCCGACTATCAATCGGTTACACCAACACATAGTTGAAAATCTCGATCAATTTCTATTCGAGATCAAGTCAACCATGATGACTGCTGACTAATCGATATTTCAGAATAATCAATTGACGATCggccaaaatatcatatataccaACATACAATCGGTACATCGAGATTACCAACATACAGTCAGTGCACTTGGACTACCGACATAAAGTCGGTATATCAGAAACTGCCAGCACAAAAAGCGTATGACGGCCACATAACATGATTATTAGAGGGCTTTAACTGTCCATTCTATAATCATATAGTGCTAGAATAAGCGGGATCCATATGTATAACCATTACAAACGGTTACGAGCAGATTATCTATAAaaaagaggtaaatgaacagtTTTGGTAAGATGCTTCTGGACTGATACTCTGACACTTTGAATATTCTATCTGCTGTTCATCACTCcctactaacttaagcatcagaagGTTCCCATCGGACATAATTCTAATCTGTAGGTTTTTTTTGCAGATTACTCTTCGCCGAAGCTAGACACAACAAGAGATTGGCTGCAACAGTGGGGAatgtaatttagatattaatgtaGACTCTAAAATCCATCTTGAATTAAGATTATTGTTGTGGATTTTCTCATTTTTGAAGATGATAGTTTATTTATTTTCttgctaattatttttctttgtttATTTCACTTTTCTCCAttgttaatttattaaaaaaaagaatcTTTGCCACTTGTGTTGGCAGTAGACATGTAGATTCCTAAGGGATAGATATAGTCTGATGAAATGAGGTCCAGTGCAAGAGAGAAATGGATGTGGCTTCCTCCTGTGTTTGGCTGAGGTTGTGAGAGAAAAGATGGATAGAATTGAAAAGATGGATTGTTTCTACCCATCATTCAATTTAAAAAATCTTATGATGAATAAAAAAGAGATGTTGTCTATATACCCTAGCTACCAATTTATATCATTCCAATTTGAGAGGATTTAAAAGAATACAAGGAAGAATGGATGGAAATATCTAcattatcaaaattatcattcattaattttttgacaaaattttgatatttttttttattaaaagatttcttcataaaaatattatataaatattatctattttttttttttaattttttttatgcctAATAGGTCCTTTAATGATTTATCAAACATGAAAGAGGACAGATGGAACGCCGAGTCATCCTCTCCTCCATCTATCATTCTTTCCTCATCCATCCTCCTTCTAGCCCAATTTTTGTACCAAACGATCCCGTTCCGATCGTAGAGTAACTAGGGCTTGAGATATTGCTGACAAAAAACCCTGAAGACAAAAAGATTACTTTAAGCAGACTGCCGACAAAGATTAACTCCTGAACTATTCGATCAGCTCACCAAACTTCCTGATTTCCGCGAGGATATAAGGGCTACAGCCTCTAACAGCAAAATATAGATCCTGAGCATCCATTGCCTCAGTAAATCACACAGATCGAACAATTTGATGGTGCAGATCGATTTGATGGGAGTCATCAGTCACCATCTCATCCCTAATTGTTTTTGGGCAGGCTTTTGGTCCCACGGAACCTGGGCCAGTACCGAACCGGCTCAAGCTGTCTCCGGTCTAGGAGCTAGAACGGAAGACACATTGCTGATCACAGGGGTGGGTTACAGTTAATTTAAGGACCGGCGAACCGAGTCTGGACCGGAGGTGTATGGAGCGGTGACCGTACGCGCGTTCACTGCTTTGTTACCCCCTTCCCCACCCAGTTCCAATTGGCCAATCTACTCCTTATCATTGCTATCTTAGAGGACGTCCTTCTCGCGGCGCACGTGCCAGAAGGAGACTAGAAAACAAAAAGAGACAATGAGAgcaaaattagagagagagagataacggTAGCGTAGCAAGAATCAAACGTCATCACCGTCTCCGAAATCAAGAAGACAGCGAGAGGGGAGAGACGATACCGAAATTCTCAGATATTCTCCCCTATTTtcccatttccttttccttcctttctctttcttGATCACGGAAAAGGTccaatttttctctcttatccGAAACAAAATCGCAAGAAACgacggcaaaaaaaaaaaaaaaaaaatcgatgggAAAAAGAAGTGGGAAGCGCCGGcattagaaagaaagaaagatttctTTAGGTCGCTGCAAGATTTATGCTTGGTTTCTGGATCAAACTGAGGGATCTCCAACGCGCCCTGCTGGTATTGCGAATCTAGTTCAGCTGGCTcgagatcttcttctagggtttttagctGGGGTTCTAGGCTGTTGGATTTGATTCGGTTGGATCTGTGGAATGGCGTTGTTTCGGAAGTTCTTCTACAAGAAGCCGCCCGACGGGCTCTTGGAAATATCGGAGAGAGTTTACGGTATGTTGCCAATTTCCATACTATCTGATAAAgtttccatttttcttttttgataagaTAAAGTTTCCTTTGGTTACTGATGTGTTGTgttatatatgacttcttgtcttTGAATAGCTTTTTGCTTGATCAAAGATTGAACCTTTCCTGCCAATTTCTATACTTTCTGATAGATTTTCTTTTGCTGGTCGCTCGATTTTCGCTGATATGTTGCTTTACGTGAATTATTGTCTTTGGGTccctgtcttttttttttcctcaaaaaaaaaaaaaaaaatcaaagatgacATCCTTTTTGCCTCATatagaactctttttttttttcctctgttaGAATATTATTGTTCATTAGGAGATTTATAGTTCTTGTGTAATGTAGTCCATTGGTGAGGATAAGGCCTCCCCCGACCTTCTTTCATTCTCTTTCTATCTATTATATCAGAGAAGAACCCATCAAAAGATCCCAAATTTCAACTATATGGAAAGGAGGGCATGTCACTGTCCATCTTTTTTCTGTTCtgataaaaaagagaaaaggagagaagaagCTGATTGGGTAGTTTGGGTTTCCACCCAGGCGTTGCTTCTTAAAATTGCAGACTTGTGTTGTTAAGTTCTAGGTCGTTCTCCTCATACCTTGTGTTGCATTAAGCAGAAAGTTGAATTGTAATCTGCAGGGtttctttctcctttctcttataTTGTTCTCTTAGATAGAAATAAAAATGTGCTTTCTTTTGTGGAACACACCATGCCTAGCAACAAATATATCAGAATATTTGATTCACTGTCTATAGCATGTGCCACACCAAGCAACAAACATATCAAGATCAAATCTAGTATGCTGCTAACTACTATGGCCACATACATGATGGGGCTAATCAGTAGGTAATTTGAATAATGAAAAGGTACTCAAAATCTTGCTCTATTGGGGATATCTATTCAATGCAGAGCTATGTTTAGTGTTAAGGTACTTAACATCGTGGTTGATGCTTGTTTTACCATTCTGTCTGAGAGGGGGGGGATGAAAAAAAATACTGACTGATTTTATTAACCATATTTTGAAAGAAACAGGGGGCAGAACCTGGAATTTTCCATTGGGGGTGGGAGGAGGCAAGGAAAATCCATGCTTGAAAATTAAAAGTGACTATTATACTTTAGCATTTCTTATTAGAGAAGAGAATTGATGACTCAAATTTCTCTAAAAGTCAAAATTGAAAATAAAACTAGAAAAATCTAATATTTTAACATTATGTAGCTTTTCCTATTTagacaataaatttttttattgatttctacTGTGCTAATTTGACAAGTAAATTTAACTATCACAGATAAGAAAATTAAAGAACATAAAATCATTATGTGCAGTGATATAAAGAATAGAAATTTATGCATAGGATTATATGGATATGTCCTACAGCCGGTCCATAAAGttggtttctattttttttgacattgataaaaaaaatgagaatatattttttatgttttctaaaccatatctataataaattttttggcataattttttgaatgaaaaacAAATTTTCAATCCCATATCAAGTTAAATCTTTTTATGGACTTAACAAGACAGATATGGTTAGGTTTTTGACTATAAGCAGAAGTTTTGTGATACCGATACCCAAGCAATGGGCATATGCAAGGGAAAGtgtaaatttattttctattctaaGAGCAGCAGGTGTGCaaaggttgtttttttttttttgggagggggGGGGTTGTGGTTGGGGGGTGGGTGGGGTTCCAAAGGTTCCAATTAATGGATGTGGATATAAAGAGGTGAAAAAAGTAGATTTAGAGAGATAAGTATTGAAACAAGGCTGTTTTAAATCCTCCTAAATTGGGATAATATCAAGTACATAAAAGAGGCCTATATTTATGGACACTGATCAGATAGGCACCTATCACTATCTAAGATTTTAAATACAGATATGGTCACAGACAGATTTTTGGGGAGTGGAGGGCATTCCAAGATTGATAGAGCAGGTGTGGAGTGGTTGGGGGCAAGGCCCCTGACGCCCTCAGTTCTGCCACTGGAAAGAAAAGCAATTCAGTGTTTGTGCTCGGAAAAGAGTGATATCTTTGGCATGTTTGGTAAAGTACAAAATAAATTAATCCTAACATTGGGTTTGAATTGGTTTTCCCTTGTATAGCAGGAAGATTTTGTCCATTCTCCAAAGAATACACCCACCAAGTATTTACACGTGACAAAAGTAACTCAAGTTTGATGCCCACTTTGATTTAATACCTGATGAAAATGAGGATTTGCAAGTATTTTAAAATTCtttctttgaaatttttccaaAGTTAACTGGCTGCTTGTTTAGAATCTGTCTCCATTTTCAAGTAATTGGCTAACAACTGAAACACTGTGAGGTGATTTAATCAGCAAGCAAAACCTGGCCTTTCTATGAAACTGGAGGTTACTGATTAGACCATCAGCAATTATTTGAGAGTTTCAAGCAATGATGCAATGATTTTGTATCTGTTgcttttaatttaataaagaggAGAAAAGGAACTTTATTTTTCAGGGAGTTTAGTTACTCATGCATGGATTGTTCTAGTCTATTGTACCATTTTATTTTACTTTTGCTCAAGGGAAATCATTAGATGTTGCTGTATGTGCACCTGCAGTGTTTGATTGCTGCTTCTCCACTGATGTCTTGGAAGAGGATGATTACAAGGTATACATTGGAGGCATTGTAGAGCAACTCCGAGAACATTCTCCAGATGCTTCCTTCATGGTCTTCAATTTTCGGGAGGGGGAGAGGGAAAGCCAAATAGCTAGCATTCTGTCTGAGTATGATATGACTGTGATGGATTACCCTCGGCATTATGAGGGGTGTCCATTGCTCAAAATGGAGATGATCCATCATTTCTTGAGGTCCAGTGAGAGCTGGCTTTCTTTAGGTCCACATAACGTATTACTGATGCATTGTGAGCGAGGCGGCTGGCCAGTTCTGGCTTTCATGTTAGCGGCACTTCTGGTATACCGAAAGCAGTATACCGGTGAGCAGAAAACATTGGACATGATTTATAAGCAAGCACCACGTGAGCTCTTGCACTTGTTGTCTCCCCTGGATCCTGTGCCTTCTCAGCTAAGATACTTGCAATATGTTTCAAGGAGGAATGTTGCCTCAGAGTGGCCTCCACATGACAGAGCACTTACTTTGGACTGCATTATGCTCAGGATGATTCCAAACTTTGATGGTGAGGGTGGCTGCAGACCAATGTTTCGGATTTATGGCCAGGATCCCTTTGTTGCTTCTGATCGGACTGCTAAAGTTTTGTTTTCAACTCCAAAAAAGAGCAGATGTGTCCGGCATTACAGACAGGTAATTTTGAATTTGTTTTGTGTCATGTGTCATatgttatatatttatatgtttttCTTGCACATAAATTTCAGTAACTGAACTTCTTAGTTTCATTTATTCAAGTCATTCATATGAAATTCTTGTTTGAGTTCCTTGGTTCAGATTATCAATTCTACCATGGACCTAAGAGTAGATATCACAGGCACATTTTGCATGACATTGTTCCagaatatcaatatattaaaaaaatttgaattactACCAAGGCCAATAGTTTGCTACTCATATTCTTATTATGTTGGACTATTCTTTAACTTTCTGTCTGTTTAGCACATTTGTACTTAAGTTGAGATATATTTTAGCCCCTGCAAAGGAAAAGTAAAATTATTTCTTCAACTCCTCTGGAGCAAAGCATGCAATAAAAAGATTTAAGATATTGTACTGATTCATGTTTATGTCTTCAGACAGATTGTGAACTAGTCAAAATTGACATCCATTGCCACATTCAAGGAGATGTTGTTCTTGAGTGCATTAGCCTGGATGATGATCTAGAACGTGAAGAGATGATGTTTAGGGTCATGTTCAATACAGCCTTTATACGATCAAATATCTTGATGGTCAACCGTGATCAGATTGACATTCTGTGGGATGCTAAGGACAGATTTCCAAAAGATTTCAGAGCAGAGGTATGTAGTTCTTTCAGTTTCAGAATGTTTGAGTTCTCCAGTATGATTTAATGATATGTAACATTTTCTTGTTGGAAGGTTCTTCTCTCAGAAATGGATGCAGCTTCATCAGTTATCACCACGGAGTTGAATAGTGGTGAGGAAAAAGAAGGCCTTCCGATCGAAGCTTTTGCCAAAGTGCAAGAAATGTTCAGCAATGTGGATTGGCTAGATGTGAAGGGGGATGCAGCACTTCATGTCCTTCAACAATTAACATTGTCAAACTCTTTTCAAAAGAAATCTGATGGAGTTTCTCCACGGAAAGTAGAGACCCATAGCATGCCACAGCAACCAAGCCCTCTCAAACTCACTGAGAAAGCAGATTATGATGAAATCAGTAATAATGCTGTCTCTGATGTTAACATGATGCCTCCATCTTTGATGTCATATTCAAATAGTGCTGCTTCTGGCTTAAGTGAACCTGCAGGAAAAAATATATCTATAGGTTTGCCATCATCACCATCATCACCTCCATCTTTTTCAGCAAGCTCTAACCAAAAAACTTCAGTAATTCCTCCCCCTCCTgccccacctcctcctcctcctcttgctACCACCTGTAGTGTTAGTATTACCATTTTGCCATCCCGATCAACACCACTGATAACAActccacctccacctccacctccaccACCTCCGCCTCCGCCTCCACCTCTACCCTTGATTCGACAATCAATAGTGCCATCACTGCCACAGTCATCATTGTCATCACCACCACCACCTGAACATCTTCCACCTTCAAAACCAGTGACTACTATACCTctcccgcctcctcctcctcctttcttagGGGCTTCATCCACTCATCAACGACCTTCAAGCAATACCTCCACCAAGCTATCATCCACTCcaccccttcctcctcctcctccaccaccgCCTACCTCATCAACTCCACACACTCCTGCTCCACCTATAAAGAAACCAGGTGGTCTGGTAGGTGCCCCTCCACCACCCCCACCCCCTCCTTCACGTCCTGGAACTGCTCCGCCCATGGGTTCACCTGCAGCACCGCCCCCACCTCCACCACCTCAATTTACACCAAAGCAATCCACTGTTTCTACTTCACCAAAATCATCACCTGTCCCACCAGTGCCGCCTCCTCCTATATCCAGTCGGGGCTCTCTGAAGTCTGCTCAATCTAATTCTATGGGGAGTAAGGGAACTGGCAGTGAATTCATATCTCCACCTGCTGCACCACACAGTTCTTCATTGGGTGTTAAGGGACGTAGCTTGACACGTGCCAAAAGTCCTAGGAGTTTGCATTCCACCCAGTTATCATCCAAAAGGACTTCTCTGAAGCCTTTACATTGGGTTAAAGTAACAAGAGCTATGCAGGGTAGTTTATGGGCTGAAGCacaaaaatctgatgaagcttccAAGTATTGAACCACCCATACTATCCCATATTTATAGTCTACCTGATGATATGGATGACTAATACATTATTGCAATTCCATGTATGCCAGGGCTCCAGAGATCGACATGTCTGAACTTGAGAGTCTTTTCTCAGCGGTGGTGCCAAATTCAGAATCTGGTCTGGGTGAACGATCGAGGCGGCGTTCCTCACTTGGGGCCAAACCTGACAAAGTCCATCTGGTAATCCCATATTTAATTTGCAAATGTTCTTGGTCATATATCTTTTCCCCCTCCCAATCTGAATTATTTGTGGTATTTTGGTTTTGTTTGTCTTGTTAAGATTTACTTTTACTTTTTTTGATCCTTTTATCAAAATGGTATATCTTCACGTACTTTAGAGAAGGCAAATGCTGCTAGCTTTGAGAAAGTATTATATTCTTGTTGAGTATGATTAGTTGAAACATACTGTATTCTAAAcagttatcaaaaattaaaatgttCTGCCAAATGGTGGAATATCTAGTACAAGTATGTTTGCTGAACTTTGCTATTTTGCTTGAAGAACAATTCTTTTTTATCAAAGCCTCAAAGGGTTTATGTTTGTGTAAACATtccttttttaatttcttttatgtTTCTTCCTCTGATTGATAAAGTGAAAATTGCATTGATAGTAAATTTGGAACAATATTTATAGCACACAGAATAAGCAAAAGGAGACTAATTCAAGCAATATAGCACTTTAAAACAACACTACCTAGTTAAGCCAATAAAACCATAATAATGTTAAATATCCCTTGTAGACCATTACCGAAGTAATTGTTTAATTAATCTCAAGCATGTGATAATTGACATAATCTACTAACTGCCAACTTTATCCCTCATACCTTTGTCCATAAATGATATATCAGATATCAACATCATTGCTTTAACTGGTTGATGCTGTCAAGATCATTAGAATGGATTTTTGCTTCAGTAGAATCTGCaatagatattaaaaaataaagatgagtTTATAGCTTTTGCTTTAAAATCCTGTAAAGCTTCCCCATCATCTATTGAGTTCTAGAGCTGTGAGATGGATTTCTTGTTTCTTCTTGATCCTGCTATTACGGCTTTGCTATTTATTTAATTTGACCAGTTTCTTTTGCAGACATTCCAGACTTTCTTTGATGCCATCCCTGTAGATAATTATCTCGATAGTGTCTGGGAACAACATTAAACCTTATGCATACTTGAAGGCTTTACAATGTAAGCtacatataaaatgagagaaagagGATTACTCATCCATTCTTACTACATTTGGTTCTCAGGAATGAAAACGAACCACAATGGGAATTAGATTGGAAGGCGGGGAATGGGAATCATGAGTTCATGACTGTCATTCCCTTGTTTGGTCAAAGGAATGCATGGAAAAGAAATGGCAGTGGAAtcccaaatatttaatttaactAGTTACACATTAGAAGGTAGtcaattttatatcaatttgttgatatatcattagtattcttttctattttctatttcatattattttttagacatatcattgctaatattttcTATTTCtgttcattattttttattttatttatattttatatcctaaatcaaatattttatttttatttaatatttttaaatttttgttagttATTTATTAATACGTTAGCTATTCCATGTGGTTTTAATATTTAGTTAATATACTTTTATCTTTTCTATTCAATATACCATttaaatttctatttttatttctgTGACATGATATCATATTATCATTGATATTATTTCCTTTTTATAACttgttaattaaattttttgttctattgtgaatcaaatatttttatttttaattttaatcttagctagttttattttatctttttaattttatttcatttatgttttaaattttattgaatttattattttagttatatattttagtcattttttaatatttattaatgatatttttatcttttttattcaattatatttaatattttatgttTCTATTTTTCTCCTTAACATGCATTGCATAATGCCCATTCGCTAATATATGATACATGATAAACCTTTAAGTAATAGTTGAGATAATATTACAATGCGTGCTACTTGATATTTCACTAGTTTCtagcaaaatataattttagattatgtttttattaaataatttattttttattatgtatcATAA
Above is a genomic segment from Elaeis guineensis isolate ETL-2024a chromosome 1, EG11, whole genome shotgun sequence containing:
- the LOC105060193 gene encoding formin-like protein 18 — translated: MALFRKFFYKKPPDGLLEISERVYVFDCCFSTDVLEEDDYKVYIGGIVEQLREHSPDASFMVFNFREGERESQIASILSEYDMTVMDYPRHYEGCPLLKMEMIHHFLRSSESWLSLGPHNVLLMHCERGGWPVLAFMLAALLVYRKQYTGEQKTLDMIYKQAPRELLHLLSPLDPVPSQLRYLQYVSRRNVASEWPPHDRALTLDCIMLRMIPNFDGEGGCRPMFRIYGQDPFVASDRTAKVLFSTPKKSRCVRHYRQTDCELVKIDIHCHIQGDVVLECISLDDDLEREEMMFRVMFNTAFIRSNILMVNRDQIDILWDAKDRFPKDFRAEVLLSEMDAASSVITTELNSGEEKEGLPIEAFAKVQEMFSNVDWLDVKGDAALHVLQQLTLSNSFQKKSDGVSPRKVETHSMPQQPSPLKLTEKADYDEISNNAVSDVNMMPPSLMSYSNSAASGLSEPAGKNISIGLPSSPSSPPSFSASSNQKTSVIPPPPAPPPPPPLATTCSVSITILPSRSTPLITTPPPPPPPPPPPPPPPLPLIRQSIVPSLPQSSLSSPPPPEHLPPSKPVTTIPLPPPPPPFLGASSTHQRPSSNTSTKLSSTPPLPPPPPPPPTSSTPHTPAPPIKKPGGLVGAPPPPPPPPSRPGTAPPMGSPAAPPPPPPPQFTPKQSTVSTSPKSSPVPPVPPPPISSRGSLKSAQSNSMGSKGTGSEFISPPAAPHSSSLGVKGRSLTRAKSPRSLHSTQLSSKRTSLKPLHWVKVTRAMQGSLWAEAQKSDEASKAPEIDMSELESLFSAVVPNSESGLGERSRRRSSLGAKPDKVHLIDLRRANNCEIMLTKVKIPLPDLMSSLLALDDSVLDVDQVDNLIKFCPTKDEMDLLKGYNGDKESLGKCEQFFLELMKVPRVEAKLRVFSFKIQFRSQVADLRSSLNIINSAAEEIRNSMKLKRIMQTILSLGNALNQGTARGSAIGFRLDSLLKLTDTRARNNKMTLMHYLCKVLADKLPEVLDFDKDLVSLEAASKIQLKILAEEMQAISKGLEKVEQELTSSENDGPVSATFHKTLKEFLVVAEAEVRSLTSLYSGVGRNADALALYFGEDPARCPFEQVVSTLLNFTKMFGRAHEENCKQLELAKKKAQKEADNENLKLASQKRETENALRPPIRSGETQ